A window of the Virgibacillus pantothenticus genome harbors these coding sequences:
- a CDS encoding sensor histidine kinase has protein sequence MAQRISDRALDYVIHEMIEVVQNSKDEIFNISEEARNEHEHLVKELQDTKIKVAQHINDGDELEQKVRFSRRRLAEVSRYFDRYSEVEIREVYEMTHSMQTKLAMLRQEESVLREKRDDLERRLISLGQTIERAEGLAGKISVVLNYLHDDFQQVNEMLEEAKEKQEFGLKIIEAQEEERRKISREIHDGPAQMLANILLRSELVERTFLNQDVEQAIAEMKSVREMIRSSLYEVRRIIYDLRPMALDDLGLIPTMKKYVATVADYNDVKIEFHSFGEKKRLHQKYEIAVFRLVQEALQNAVKHAEASLIQVKLEIGKSNLTMVIKDNGIGFDPLMKRDKSFGLIGMRERVEMLEGEMNISSSIGKGTTIFIKVPYTSV, from the coding sequence ATGGCGCAGAGAATTAGTGATAGAGCTTTAGATTATGTTATTCATGAAATGATTGAAGTAGTGCAAAATAGTAAAGATGAGATCTTTAACATCAGTGAAGAAGCTAGAAATGAGCATGAGCATCTCGTAAAAGAATTACAGGATACGAAAATCAAAGTGGCACAGCATATCAATGACGGAGACGAATTAGAGCAAAAAGTTCGCTTTTCTCGCAGACGTCTGGCTGAAGTAAGCAGGTATTTTGATAGATACTCAGAGGTCGAAATACGAGAAGTTTACGAGATGACACATTCTATGCAAACGAAACTAGCTATGCTGCGTCAGGAAGAGAGTGTATTGCGAGAAAAAAGAGATGATTTAGAGAGAAGATTAATCTCTCTCGGACAAACCATTGAACGTGCTGAGGGCTTAGCGGGTAAAATATCTGTAGTACTTAATTATTTACACGATGATTTCCAGCAAGTGAACGAAATGCTAGAAGAAGCAAAAGAAAAGCAGGAGTTTGGATTAAAAATTATTGAAGCTCAGGAAGAAGAAAGGCGAAAGATTTCCAGGGAAATTCATGATGGACCCGCACAAATGCTTGCGAATATTTTACTGCGTTCTGAGCTCGTAGAACGTACTTTTCTTAATCAAGATGTTGAACAGGCTATTGCAGAAATGAAAAGCGTTCGGGAAATGATCCGCTCCTCTTTATATGAAGTGAGAAGGATTATTTATGACCTTCGACCAATGGCTTTGGACGATTTAGGGTTAATCCCCACCATGAAAAAATATGTTGCTACTGTAGCTGACTATAATGATGTGAAAATTGAATTCCATTCATTTGGAGAAAAAAAGCGATTGCATCAAAAATATGAAATTGCTGTTTTTCGTTTAGTTCAAGAAGCTTTGCAAAATGCAGTAAAGCATGCTGAAGCGTCTTTGATTCAAGTAAAATTGGAGATTGGCAAAAGTAATTTAACCATGGTGATCAAAGATAATGGAATAGGCTTCGATCCTTTGATGAAAAGAGATAAGTCGTTTGGATTAATTGGTATGAGAGAAAGAGTGGAGATGCTTGAAGGGGAAATGAATATTTCGTCCAGTATAGGAAAAGGAACAACCATTTTTATAAAGGTTCCTTATACGTCTGTATAA
- a CDS encoding YigZ family protein, protein MLDRYYTVKHEGQDEIIIQKSRFIGYVKRVETEAAAQEFIHAIKKKHHDATHNCSAYLIGEHDQIQKANDDGEPSGTAGVPILEVLKKQKLKDTAVVVTRYFGGIKLGAGGLIRAYGSTTSQAIKTTGVVKRQRMQGFTVTADYGLSGKIEHALRQSEYILQAIDYTDQVTYHVYVEVGFESEFKAFIVELSNAQAEINETDTTYIEIDV, encoded by the coding sequence TTGCTAGATCGTTATTATACCGTAAAACACGAGGGTCAAGATGAAATAATCATACAAAAGTCCCGGTTTATTGGCTATGTTAAAAGAGTAGAGACAGAAGCTGCTGCACAAGAATTTATACACGCAATAAAGAAAAAACATCATGATGCAACACACAATTGCTCCGCTTATTTAATTGGTGAACACGACCAAATTCAAAAAGCAAATGATGATGGAGAGCCTAGTGGAACAGCAGGAGTTCCGATTCTAGAAGTATTAAAGAAGCAAAAACTGAAAGACACAGCTGTTGTTGTAACTCGATATTTTGGGGGCATAAAGCTTGGTGCAGGCGGATTGATTCGTGCATATGGAAGTACAACTTCGCAAGCAATCAAAACGACTGGCGTTGTGAAGCGGCAGCGAATGCAAGGATTCACTGTTACAGCAGATTACGGGCTATCAGGAAAAATAGAACATGCTCTACGACAGTCAGAATATATCCTTCAAGCAATTGACTATACGGATCAAGTCACTTATCACGTCTATGTAGAAGTTGGGTTTGAATCCGAATTCAAGGCATTTATTGTTGAACTATCGAATGCGCAAGCAGAAATAAATGAAACAGACACAACCTATATAGAAATTGATGTATGA